In Harpia harpyja isolate bHarHar1 chromosome Z, bHarHar1 primary haplotype, whole genome shotgun sequence, a single window of DNA contains:
- the LOC128136634 gene encoding LOW QUALITY PROTEIN: endoplasmic reticulum aminopeptidase 1-like (The sequence of the model RefSeq protein was modified relative to this genomic sequence to represent the inferred CDS: inserted 2 bases in 1 codon; substituted 2 bases at 2 genomic stop codons): MRAVAGIETRETSVSDRSPALDSLTGPCPSECSQRCQGVSEGSGGSPSCKCAQLEELSKQVALSQEELNRQRSLWKREQEIDPWYRALSQAERQPCLGALQGEVLGSREEPSPEVPLRNRFSALGAEDEDRTSKRQDPGEADHTELIHPSSRTRTPATRKAHQVRLTTPAFAGTTTAAVPAVRHSQGPRISQAAVQAGSACAARQASGMKQQPLEQSACSNTVEPTAARMAFPCFDEPAFQARFSIKVRREPKHLALSNTPVVKSVNIMPRLVKDHFDTTVKMTTYLVAFIVSDFKSISKITGHGAKISMSTVPDKINQADYALDAAVKLLDLYEDYFSIPYPLPKQDKSAIPDCRSGAMENWGWPTYQESVLLYNPEKSSASSKLWISSMVIAHELVRQGFGNLVTTERWHDLWLNVGFAKFMEFVSVSITHXELRVEDYFLRRCFYAMAVDALNSSQPLSTPVEGPAQILEMFDNVSYEKGSCILNMLRDYLTADVFKAGLVQYLQKYSYXNTKNEDLWNSMMNICPTGGTNKNEPQGDGCCRRSQQSSSYAHWTKGETLDVRATMGTWTLQKGFPLLTLTVRGKNVHLQQEYYVTGVDSPSSTGYLWHIPLTSTTSKSDTVQRFLMTTKADVIILPEEVEWVKFRGDMNGXMVHYEDDGWDHLINLLKENYTVISSKDRASLINSVSRS, encoded by the exons ATGCGAGCAGTGGCAGGCATAGAGACCCGGGAAACATCTGTGTCTGACCGTTCCCCTGCTTTAGACAGCCTAACTGGGCCGTGTCCCTCAGAGTGTTCCCAGCGCTGCCAGGGAGTCTCTGAAGGCAGCGGTGGATCTCCGAGCTGCAAGTGTGCCCAGCTGGAAGAACTCTCCAAACAAGTAGCTCTGTCACAAGAGGAGCTCAACAGGCAGCGCAGCCTCTGGAAACGTGAGCAGGAGATCGATCCGTGGTATCGCGCGCTGTCCCAAGCTGAGCGACAGCCCTGCCTCGGGGCTTTACAAGGGGAAG tccttgggtcg AGGGAAGAACCTTCCCCTGAAGTGCCCCTGCGTAATAGATTCAGTGCTCTTGGGGCGGAGGATGAAGACCGCACGAGTAAGAGACAGGATCCAGGAGAAGCCGACCACACAGAGCTGATCCACCCATCCAGCCGCACGAGAACCCCTGCCACCAGAAAAGCACATCAAGTACGA CTCACCACCCCGGCCTTCGCCGGGACCACCACCGCAGCGGTTCCAGCTGTGCGGCACAGCCAGGGCCCGCGCATCAGCCAGGCTGCCGTCCAGGCTGGGAGTGCCTGCGCGGCGCGGCAGGCGTCGGGAATGAAGCAGCAGCCCTTGGAGCAG AGTGCTTGCAGCAACACAGTTGAGCCGACAGCTGCACGAATGGCCTT cCCATGTTTCGACGAACCAGCCTTCCAAGCCAGGTTTTCAATTAAGGTGAGGAGGGAACCAAAGCACCTCGCACTGTCCAATACCCCAGTT GTGAAGTCTGTGAATATAATGCCCCGGCTTGTTAAGGACCATTTTGATACCACCGTCAAGATGACTACGTACCTTGTGGCCtttattgtttcagattttaaatccaTCAGCAAAATAACCGGTCATGGAGCTAAG atTTCCATGTCCACGGTGCCAGACAAGATCAACCAAGCTGACTATGCGTTGGATGCGGCAGTGAAACTTTTAGACTTGTACGAGGATTACTTCAGCATTCCATATCCTCTACCTAAGCAAGATAAGT CAGCTATTCCTGACTGTCGGTCTGGTGCTATGGAAAACTGGGGATGGCCCACATACCAGGAATCTGTGTTGTTGTACAACCCTGAAAAGTCCTCAGCATCTTCTAAACTTTGGATTAGTAGTATGGTAATAGCCCATGAGCTGGTTCGTCAG ggGTTTGGCAACCTCGTTACCACGGAGCGGTGGCATGATCTGTGGTTAAATGTAGGGTTTGCAAAGTTTATGGAGTTCGTGTCAGTCAGCATTACTCATTGAGAACTGAGAGTT GAAGACTATTTCTTAAGGAGATGTTTTTATGCCATGGCAGTGGATGCATTAAATTCCTCACAACCTCTGTCTACTCCTGTGGAAGGTCCAGCTCAAATTTTAGAGATGTTTGATAATGTTTCTTATGAGAAG GGATCTTGTATATTAAATATGCTGAGGGACTACCTGACTGCTGATGTGTTTAAAGCTGGACTTGTGCAGtacctgcagaaatacagctattgaaatacaaaaaatgaagatCTGTGGAACAGCATGATGAAT atttgCCCTACAGGAGGTACTAACAAAAATGAACCACAAGGTGATGGCTGTTGCAGAAGAAGCCAACAGTCATCTTCATATGCA CACTGGACTAAAGGAGAAACTCTTGATGTGAGGGCAACGATGGGCACTTGGACACTGCAGAAAGGTTTTCCCCTGCTAACTCTCACAGTGAGAGGGAAGAATGTCCACCTGCAGCAAGAGTACTACGTGACAGGGGTAGATTCTCCTTCATCCACAGG GTACCTGTGGCACATTCCACTAACCTCCACTACCAGTAAATCTGACACTGTTCAGAGATTTTTGATGACAACTAAAGCAG ACGTTATTATCCTTCCGGAAGAGGTGGAGTGGGTTAAATTCAGGGGGGACATGAATGG AATGGTGCACTATGAAGATGATGGGTGGGATCATCTGATCAACCTTTTGAAAGAGAACTATACAGTGATTAGCAGCAAAGACAGAGCAAGTCTCATTAACAGTGTATCCAGGTCGTGA